From the Lathyrus oleraceus cultivar Zhongwan6 chromosome 4, CAAS_Psat_ZW6_1.0, whole genome shotgun sequence genome, one window contains:
- the LOC127136035 gene encoding uncharacterized mitochondrial protein AtMg00810-like gives MASIELIDKYERGMDFDVTMYIVIIGSLLNLAISRTNIMFSVCMCARYQASPKDSHFKIVKRILRYLNGTFHHGIWYPKGSACSLVAFSDFDFVGCKADRKSTIGTCHLFGSCLVSWHNKKQHNVALSTAKTEYVATGSSCAQVLWLK, from the coding sequence ATGGCTTCAATTGAGCTTATTGACAAATATGAAAGAGGAATGGATTTCGACGTAACCATGTATATAGTTATAATAGGATCCTTACTTAATTTAGCCATAAGTAGGACAAATATCATGTTTAGTGTGTGCatgtgtgctagatatcaagcaTCACCTAAGGATTCCCACTTTAAAATCGTAAAACGTATTTTGAGGTATCTTAACGGAACCTTCCATCACGGTATttggtatcctaaaggtagtgcTTGTAGCTTAGTAGCTTTTTCTGATTTCGATTTCGTGGGGTGCAAAGCGGATAGGAAAAGTACTATTGGTACCTGTCACTTATTTGGAAGCTGTTTAGTTTCTTGGCACAATAAAAAGCAGCATAATGTTGCTCTTTCTACCGCTAAGACTGAATATGTAGCCACTGGTAGTTCTTGTGCACAAGTTTTGTGGCTAAAGTAA